The Bacteroidales bacterium genome segment TCCCAATGAGATCGGGCCGGGAGTCTACGACATCCATTCCCCGAGGATTCCTCCCGCTAATGAGATGGAATCGCTCATGAGGAAAGCTGCCAACGTCATACCCAAAAAACAGCTTTGGGTAAATCCCGACTGCGGACTTAAAACCCGTAAATGGGAAGAAACATGGCCAGCATTGGAAAACATGGTGAAGGCAGCTAAAAGTCTCAGAAAGAAGAAGAAAGAAACAGTAGAATAGACAAAGGTAACAGGTTGATTCCACAACCTTTTCTCCTTTCATGGTTTCTGCTTATAAAAACCCCTTCCGGCGAAAAATCCGGAGGGGGTTTTTGTATAATAACACACAGAATATAATTGTAATGTTATTTCCAATATACCAGCACATGTTCTTAACCCGAATTATTCAAGCATAATTCGGGTTAAAAACAAGGGGCTACATCTCTTATTTGTCTTTCCATGGACCGATAAGCTCAACAAAAGTGCCGTCGGGGTCGCGGATAAGCAAAAGATACCTGTTTTCTCCGAGTTTTACAGGTGAACTCCCCCGCATGGTTATGTTATGGGCTTTAACCCGTTCAATAACCGGTGAAAGGTCCTGCACATTGATGGTAATGTACTGCATACCGCTGTGATCATAGATGAAATCGTTACGCTGCTTTTGCGGCCGGTCCCCGAAGCTCATCAGTTTAAACTGGGTGGCCTCTTCACCGGATCCCAGTTTTAAAACTTTTACATCAAAAGGAACGCCGTTGCTTAGCCCCGATTCTTCAGCCATGGTTTCATCCACACTGAACTGACCTGTCTGTTTCATACCTACCACTTCTTTGTAAAATTCCAGGGACTCATCCAGATCGGAGGCAATAACCCCAATATGGATGGTTTTGCTTGAAAAATCACCTTGTGCATTGGCCGGTTCGGAAGAAAAGAATAAAACCGCTGCCGCAGCAATAAGAAAACATAACTTTTTCATAATGATTTAGATTTTTAGGTTATCATTTGCCAAAGATAGGGGATTTAACAGACATTTCAAATCACCCGGAACCAAACATCCAACGGTTGAAAGCCTGGAACAATTTCCAACCCATAGCTTTCATCCGGGTTTACTTTTTTATAGGAAAAATTCAATGGATTTACCGGCAAATTCATTACATTTGAGTCCAGATATATCTTTAAACAAAAAACATTTTACCATGAAATATCTTGTGTACAAACTCGGGTTACTGATCTTAATGACAACCTTTATTTATCCGGCAGCTCATGGAGACGCCGGCGACGATGCAAACAATAACAATCAGATTTATGATCTGACGTGCGAATATAAAACCAATCCGTTAGGCATTGATGAAACGGAGCCGAGGTTTAGCTGGAAGATCAGTCCCAATTTGGGAATCACCGAGCAAACGGCTTACCAGATCCGGGCAGCCGAAAACAAAAAGGAACTTACTTCAGGGAAGCAACTGATCTGGAATACGGAGAAAGTACAATCCGGCCGTTCGATACACATCCCCTATGGGGGTCCCGGACTCAGATCCGGGCAGCGGGTTTACTGGCAGGTTAGAATATGGGACCAGGAAGGCGATGCGACAGAATGGAGCTCCCCTGCTTATTTTGAAATGGGTCTTCTTTCTCCGCAAGACTGGAAAGCAGAATTTATTACGCCCAATTTAGAAGAAGATACTACGGAACCGGCACCATCCCCATATCTGAGAAATGAATTCACGCTGAATAAATCTGTACGCTCGGCACGGGCTTATGTAACAAGCCTCGGTCTCTATGAATTTCATATCAACGGAGAGAAAGTGGGTGACCAGGTTTTTACTCCGGGATGGACCAGTTACAATCATCGTTTGCCCTATCAAACCTATGATGTAACCTCCAGGCTGCAAAAAGGAACCAATGCAATCGGTGCCATACTAGGCGATGGCTGGTACAGAGGTTATCTCGGCTGGGGCGATCAACGGAATGTTTACGGCAACAAACTGGCTCTTTTGGTGCAATTGGAAATCACCTTCAAGGATGGTACAAAGCGAACCTTCGTTACTGACAACAGCTGGAAAGCCTCACATGGCCCGATTAAGATGTCAGATATATACAACGGTGAAACGTATGATGCCCGAAACGAACTAACTGGCTGGGATGAACCGGACTTTCAGGATGCAGCATGGGCAAATACCACGACTTATGATTATCCCAAAGAAAACCTTTTTGTATCCAACGCTCCGCCGGTGCGGAAAGTAAAAAAAATAGAACCCAGAGAAATCATCTACACACCGGAAGGCGACACGGTATTTGACATGGGCCAGAACATGGTGGGCTGGATCAGGCTGAATATAAAAAGCCGGGAAGGTAATACCATACGGCTAAAACATGCTGAAGTGCTTGATAAAGAAGGCAACCTGTATACGGAGAATCTTCGCTCCGCCGACCAATGTGTCGAATATACCTTCAAAGGCGCATCCCCAAAAGAACAATATGAACCCCATTTTACATTCCAGGGTTTTCGATATGTAGCTGTAAGCGGACTGGATAAGAAGCCTTCCAAAGATATGCTTACCGGAATGGTGATCCACAGCGACATGGAACGTATCGGCGATTTTGAATGCTCCAATGATCTGATCAATCAGCTTCAGCATAACATTCAATGGGGTCAGCGCGGCAATTTTCTGGAAGTACCCACGGATTGCCCCCAGCGTGATGAAAGGCTGGGATGGACGGGCGATGCCCAGGTATTTGCCCAGACAGGTAGTTTCAATTTCAATACCGCCGGTTTTTTTGACAAATGGTTGAAAGACCTGGAGCTGGACCAAAAGGAAAACGGGGCCATTCCCCATGTGGTGCCTGATGTATTGGGAGGAGCCGGAGCTGCCGGCTGGGGCGACGCCGGCACGATTGTTCCCTGGGCGGTATATACCAATTACGGAGATCAAAGCGTCCTTGAAAACCAGTATTCCAGCATGAAACGGTGGGTGGAATTCATGAACCGGCAGGCCGGGAAAAACCATCTGTGGCAAGGTGGTTCGCATTTTGGCGACTGGCTGGCTTTTAACACCACACGTTCCGATTACCCCGGCGCAACTACATACAAAGATCTGATCGCAACCGCTTATTTTGCAAGGTCCTCCAAACTGTTATCCAAAACAGCCGAAGTACTCGGAAAAGAAAATGATGCCGAAAAGTACAGTTTGCTGTACGAGGTGGTTAAAAAAGCCTTTCAGGAAGAATTCATGACTCCCAATTCACGCATCACCTCAAATACACAGACGGCCTATCTGCTGGGTCTGGCATTCGGGCTTTTGCCGGAAGAAAAAGAAGCAAAAGGAGTGGAAAGGCTGTTACAGCGGATCAATAATTTTGGCCATCTAACCACCGGATTTTTGGGTACTCCGCTCTTATGTCCAACATTAAGCGAATACGGCGAAACCGAAACCGCCTACAAACTTTTGAACCGGAAGGAGTATCCGTCGTGGCTTTATCCTGTAACCATGGGAGCAACCACCATCTGGGAACGGTGGGATGGCATCAAGCCTGACAGCACTTTTCAGGATCCCGGAATGAACTCATTCAACCATTATGCTTATGGTGCCATCGGAGAATGGTTATACCGCTATGTGGCAGGCATTGAATGGGATGAACAAAATCCCGGCTACAAGCACATCATCTTCAAGCCACATCCCGGCGGAGGACTGACCTCTGCCAAAGCTTCCCATGAATCGCTTTACGGAGAGATCATTTCCGACTGGGAGATCAATGAAAAGAAGTTTAACTACAAAGTGGTCATTCCGCCCAATACATCAGCAAGCATCAGACTGCCCAATGCCGAGGAAGGGAAAGTTACCGTAAACAGTGGCATGTTGGAAGAAAATGGCGGAATACATAACATCCGCCAGGAAAAGGATAAATTGGTCATCGATGCCAAACCGGGCACCTATCGGTTTGTGTATCCGTATCAGAAAAAAGGAGGGGAAACGGAAGCGCAAAGGTGACAAAGGCTAAAACATAAAATCTTAATTATTGCGCTTCTATATGGTAATATTTTGACACGAGTTTGATTGTTTGACAAAAGTTTGACAGGAGTTTGATTATTGCAGGGGTTAAAGCTGCCAGGGTAATATAATGATCAAATTATTGCTATTGATTGCCATTTATAATTTCAGAACCCTTTCAATTAATTTTTCTGCCTCACCGTTTTCTATACTTAGATTGGAAATCAAAGCTTTCAGGTTAATCCAAATATCCTCTTCTTTCATGGGTGTCTGATCATCCATGTAACCCTGCTCCAGAAGATATTGTTCCAGCTCTTCCATTTTATTTTCCCTGAATCCCTGAACATTCCTGTTTCTAAGAGCTTGTATCAATTTTTCGGGATCGCCTTTAACACGTTTGAGCTGATCACTGACTGCGTCAATGAACTTTTCAGAAACCGCCCCCGATTGTTCCAAAACGCTTCTGTCGATGGGTCGGGGCCGGCCCTGGCGGTATAACTCCTGAAACCGGCTGAGGAGATTGACTTCTTCCCTTAATGTTTTGATCCACCGATCTTCTATCCCTTCAAGCTTGCCGCCGTTTCTCAGATAGCTGTCTAACTGGCCCCAGTATTCCAGGCCATTCTTCAGACAATTATAAAGCAGTTGCTTATCCTCAAGCAAATACCACAGGTGAATCTGTGCTGTTTCATCAGTCAGTAGGTTAAATGCAGGTACCTCCAGTGCTTTTCCGTATTCATCATGGTCTTTCCCTTCAGGTGAGGGAACATGAAACTGCTCAAGTTTGAAGGAAGCAAAATCAGGTTGTGCCTGAAGATTAACGGATTCATTTTGTTTGCCTGTTAAAGGAATGGTTTTATAATCAATATCATTCACTGAGGCAAGATAGGATTTCCATTTGGCCACTTCATCACCTTGTGCTGTAAAATAAAAGATCTGCCGGCCTTCCCTGCTGATCTCAACCAAAGCATCGATGATTGCCCGTGCCCTGGCATCATCGCTGTTGGCCAGCAATTCGTCAGCCAATATAGGCAATCTGACAGATGTTTCCTGACTCTCAATATAGGCCAGCCGAACCGAAAGCAATAATTGAATCTGGGTACCGGTAGATAGTTCGCTCAGATCCTGGCCTTCCCTCAACACAGTATCCATAGCTCTAAAGGCCGCTTCATCCTGTTCATCAAGCATTAGCTCGTACCGTCCGCTTGTAATCCGGTTAAACAATTCTTTAGCTCTAATGAATACTGCAGGTCGGTTTTGTTCTTTAGTTTCCTGCTTTAGCCGGTCTACCAGCAGTTTTCCTGTAACGGAAGCCACATTGGATTCGTAAAGTGTCTCCAGATTTTCAAGGGCATTTTGCTTTTTTCTTAAAGCATCTTCCAGGGCGTTGCCCTGTTTGGCATTGCTGATATTGGTCTCAATAGTGGTAATCTCTTTATTGATGCTTTCCAGCTTATCTGCCTCTTCTTCATATCTTCCGGCCTTTTCCCGCGCCTGGTCAGGAGTGATATTTGAAAGTTCTTCTCGGTATTCTTCGTAAAGTGAATGCTCCCTGACTCTGTCCCTCTTTTCCGACAATTTTCGCTCCGAAAACTGATAATTTTCCCGGGCTTTTCTGTACTTTTCCAATTGTTCCACAAGCTGCCTCACCCGTTCCTTATCGTCAAAATC includes the following:
- a CDS encoding VOC family protein; translated protein: MKKLCFLIAAAAVLFFSSEPANAQGDFSSKTIHIGVIASDLDESLEFYKEVVGMKQTGQFSVDETMAEESGLSNGVPFDVKVLKLGSGEEATQFKLMSFGDRPQKQRNDFIYDHSGMQYITINVQDLSPVIERVKAHNITMRGSSPVKLGENRYLLLIRDPDGTFVELIGPWKDK
- a CDS encoding family 78 glycoside hydrolase catalytic domain, with product MKYLVYKLGLLILMTTFIYPAAHGDAGDDANNNNQIYDLTCEYKTNPLGIDETEPRFSWKISPNLGITEQTAYQIRAAENKKELTSGKQLIWNTEKVQSGRSIHIPYGGPGLRSGQRVYWQVRIWDQEGDATEWSSPAYFEMGLLSPQDWKAEFITPNLEEDTTEPAPSPYLRNEFTLNKSVRSARAYVTSLGLYEFHINGEKVGDQVFTPGWTSYNHRLPYQTYDVTSRLQKGTNAIGAILGDGWYRGYLGWGDQRNVYGNKLALLVQLEITFKDGTKRTFVTDNSWKASHGPIKMSDIYNGETYDARNELTGWDEPDFQDAAWANTTTYDYPKENLFVSNAPPVRKVKKIEPREIIYTPEGDTVFDMGQNMVGWIRLNIKSREGNTIRLKHAEVLDKEGNLYTENLRSADQCVEYTFKGASPKEQYEPHFTFQGFRYVAVSGLDKKPSKDMLTGMVIHSDMERIGDFECSNDLINQLQHNIQWGQRGNFLEVPTDCPQRDERLGWTGDAQVFAQTGSFNFNTAGFFDKWLKDLELDQKENGAIPHVVPDVLGGAGAAGWGDAGTIVPWAVYTNYGDQSVLENQYSSMKRWVEFMNRQAGKNHLWQGGSHFGDWLAFNTTRSDYPGATTYKDLIATAYFARSSKLLSKTAEVLGKENDAEKYSLLYEVVKKAFQEEFMTPNSRITSNTQTAYLLGLAFGLLPEEKEAKGVERLLQRINNFGHLTTGFLGTPLLCPTLSEYGETETAYKLLNRKEYPSWLYPVTMGATTIWERWDGIKPDSTFQDPGMNSFNHYAYGAIGEWLYRYVAGIEWDEQNPGYKHIIFKPHPGGGLTSAKASHESLYGEIISDWEINEKKFNYKVVIPPNTSASIRLPNAEEGKVTVNSGMLEENGGIHNIRQEKDKLVIDAKPGTYRFVYPYQKKGGETEAQR